A genomic stretch from Cellulomonas sp. KRMCY2 includes:
- a CDS encoding carbohydrate ABC transporter permease, with translation MAPSLMILGVFVAFPTFQSFWYSLHDWTIGAAEQPWVGWGNYRHIAADPRFWGALLHTVEITAVSVVFIVVIGMLLATALSGEGIGSRAIRSIFFFPTVVSLTAVGLAFRFLLDPDIGLASGLAQGLGLQPIRLLSSTQWALPTIIAVSVWKSVGFAMIVLVAGIKGIPRELYEAARIDGAGSVAITRYVTIPALRPTTMFVTLMLTIQSLQIFDLVYVMTAGGPLFSTDTLVTKLIRDGFVQFKAGEAAAISWVLLLLIAIVTAIQLRYFRYNDAD, from the coding sequence ATGGCCCCGAGCCTGATGATCCTGGGGGTGTTCGTCGCCTTCCCCACCTTTCAGTCGTTCTGGTACAGCCTGCACGACTGGACGATTGGAGCCGCTGAGCAACCTTGGGTCGGGTGGGGGAACTACCGGCACATCGCGGCCGACCCGAGGTTCTGGGGTGCGCTGCTTCACACCGTGGAGATCACAGCGGTCTCGGTCGTGTTCATCGTGGTGATCGGCATGCTCCTGGCCACGGCTCTGTCCGGTGAGGGAATCGGCTCGCGGGCGATCCGCTCCATCTTCTTCTTCCCCACGGTTGTCTCGCTCACCGCAGTCGGGCTTGCCTTCCGATTCCTGCTCGACCCGGACATCGGCCTCGCGTCCGGCCTCGCCCAGGGACTGGGCCTGCAGCCGATTCGACTGCTGAGCTCAACCCAGTGGGCACTACCGACCATCATCGCGGTCTCGGTATGGAAGAGCGTCGGGTTCGCCATGATTGTGTTGGTCGCAGGCATCAAGGGAATCCCGCGAGAGCTCTACGAAGCGGCTCGGATCGACGGAGCCGGCTCCGTCGCCATCACTCGCTACGTGACGATTCCCGCACTGCGGCCGACGACGATGTTCGTCACTCTCATGCTGACGATCCAGTCGCTTCAGATATTTGACCTCGTCTACGTGATGACTGCAGGCGGACCTCTCTTCTCGACCGACACCCTGGTGACGAAGCTGATTCGCGACGGGTTCGTCCAGTTCAAGGCAGGGGAGGCGGCGGCGATCTCGTGGGTGCTACTTCTGCTGATCGCGATCGT
- a CDS encoding ABC transporter substrate-binding protein: protein MQFWTGFTGGDRPAYEAIVADFNASQSEIKVEFSAEPWDSLNQKLPSALLTSDGPDIATLDGNSLAHFVETSAIIPITNTGDGDSEINVDQFSSELVDQYSYDGTLYAVPANFATLSLYYNKALLEASGITEPPASLEDFQADAKALTSGDTYGLVLADHDTIPMWPILQWMAGGTILDGDGCSQLDTEEGIASLQSWADLVVNDKISPVGLSGAEADSVFSAGKAAMEMNGPWAAAGYKDAGIDLGIAPIPTGVDGPVTLGSSGPIGVSAKSAHPDEAQAFLAYYTGKVAQLKFSLASGFPSFRTDLADEASLKADPVVSVFTDQVAGARFYPGKVPNASAVDLDGYTPMIQSITRGTAVADAAKEATTAIDGATGCTK, encoded by the coding sequence TTGCAGTTCTGGACGGGATTCACCGGAGGTGACCGGCCGGCGTACGAGGCCATTGTCGCCGACTTCAATGCCTCCCAGTCCGAGATCAAGGTTGAGTTCTCGGCTGAGCCCTGGGACTCCCTGAACCAGAAGCTTCCCTCGGCCCTGCTCACCTCCGACGGCCCGGATATCGCGACGCTGGACGGGAACTCGCTCGCGCACTTCGTCGAGACCAGCGCGATCATCCCGATCACCAACACGGGTGACGGCGACTCCGAGATCAACGTGGACCAGTTCTCGAGCGAGCTGGTGGACCAGTACAGCTATGACGGCACCCTGTACGCCGTTCCGGCCAACTTCGCCACGCTGAGCCTCTACTACAACAAGGCCCTGCTCGAGGCGAGCGGGATCACCGAACCCCCGGCGTCGCTCGAGGACTTCCAGGCGGACGCCAAGGCCCTGACGTCGGGCGACACGTACGGTCTTGTCCTTGCCGACCACGACACGATCCCGATGTGGCCCATCCTGCAGTGGATGGCCGGGGGCACCATTCTTGACGGCGATGGTTGCAGCCAGCTCGATACCGAGGAGGGGATTGCCAGCCTTCAGTCGTGGGCGGACCTCGTCGTGAACGACAAGATCTCACCGGTCGGCTTGAGCGGTGCAGAGGCCGACTCCGTGTTCTCGGCCGGCAAGGCCGCGATGGAGATGAATGGACCCTGGGCGGCGGCCGGCTACAAGGACGCAGGGATCGACCTGGGCATCGCTCCGATCCCGACAGGGGTCGACGGCCCGGTGACTTTGGGAAGCAGTGGACCGATCGGCGTCTCGGCCAAGTCGGCACATCCTGACGAGGCGCAGGCGTTCCTCGCCTACTACACGGGCAAGGTGGCCCAGCTGAAGTTCTCCCTCGCCTCTGGCTTCCCCTCCTTCCGCACGGACCTCGCGGACGAGGCGAGCCTCAAGGCTGATCCCGTGGTCTCGGTCTTCACCGACCAGGTTGCTGGGGCGCGGTTCTACCCGGGCAAGGTCCCGAACGCCAGCGCCGTCGACCTCGACGGCTACACCCCGATGATCCAGAGCATCACACGGGGCACGGCTGTCGCGGACGCGGCCAAGGAGGCCACGACGGCCATTGACGGGGCAACAGGATGCACGAAGTAG
- a CDS encoding phosphotriesterase: MIRTVTGDIHPDELGFTYSHEHLIGAPPADKRVDEDLVVLDPSAALEEARAALAVGVRSIYEASAWDYSRNPEELRRISLATGLQIIACGGFNKGAWFDDLLADVSVEGLEERIVADVEAGMDGTDVRAGAIKYGTSYNRVSPVEDRVLRAAARAHRRTGAPLHGHTETGTMALTQLDMLEDEGVDLTRVGLVHLMRNPDPFLHGQIAARGTYLCYDGFSKIKYLPESTRIEVILAVVEAGYADRVLIGGDLARKTDLTAYTGGPGQHYIAGTWLPRFRSELGHRGFSVEDADALVRLFFVENPKRYFSFAEPY; the protein is encoded by the coding sequence ATGATCCGAACGGTCACCGGCGACATCCACCCGGACGAGCTCGGCTTCACCTACTCGCACGAGCACCTGATCGGTGCGCCGCCAGCGGACAAGCGCGTCGACGAGGACCTGGTGGTCCTGGACCCCAGCGCGGCGCTCGAGGAGGCGCGCGCTGCGCTCGCGGTGGGCGTGCGGAGCATCTACGAGGCCTCCGCGTGGGACTACTCCCGCAACCCGGAGGAGCTCCGCCGGATCTCCCTGGCCACCGGGCTGCAGATCATTGCCTGCGGAGGCTTCAACAAGGGCGCGTGGTTCGACGATCTCCTGGCCGACGTGAGCGTGGAGGGCCTCGAGGAGCGGATCGTCGCCGATGTCGAGGCCGGGATGGACGGCACCGACGTCCGTGCAGGTGCGATCAAGTACGGCACCAGCTACAACCGCGTCTCGCCCGTCGAGGATCGCGTGCTGCGAGCTGCTGCGCGCGCCCACCGGCGGACCGGAGCCCCGCTGCACGGCCACACCGAGACCGGGACGATGGCCCTGACCCAGCTGGACATGCTCGAGGATGAGGGCGTCGACCTCACCCGGGTCGGGCTCGTCCACCTCATGCGCAACCCCGATCCCTTCCTGCACGGGCAGATCGCCGCGCGCGGCACCTACCTGTGCTACGACGGCTTCTCGAAGATCAAGTACCTGCCGGAGAGCACCCGCATCGAGGTGATCCTCGCGGTGGTCGAGGCAGGCTACGCGGACCGGGTCCTCATCGGGGGCGACCTCGCGCGCAAGACCGATCTCACCGCATACACCGGCGGCCCAGGCCAGCACTACATCGCAGGGACGTGGTTGCCCCGCTTCCGCAGCGAGCTAGGTCACCGCGGGTTCAGCGTCGAGGATGCCGACGCGCTCGTCCGGCTCTTCTTCGTGGAGAACCCCAAGCGCTACTTCTCCTTCGCCGAGCCCTACTGA
- a CDS encoding xylulokinase: protein MTSPLSLGIDLGTTSVKVAALTGAGQLAGAAASHHGIEEHTDGVQADPGVWWASLLRALSDLGDQVDLTRVCTIGFSGNMSSVVLVDEANKPLGPALLLADPRGADEIARLSDEIRRQILEATGNEPGTVFALSSLLWWREHDPETMTRATAWLSAKDYLRLGLTGDVATDPTDAYNSLLLRDGQWDDALIAAVGLERRIFPPLLASDAVAGRLHAQAAAVTGLPVGVPIATGSGDVAAALAGMGGLSAGTLAVSLGTSVTLMAALGEGPRPSLPQDAQGALTVHPAADGSWFALGSLLTGGLALNWLRSLVGSDALTDAGPDPDPGDLLMFLPYLAGTGSPDYVPTATGTILGITPATTAAQIVAALLEAVAFDLAGLVDRLDGQRWSRVIVSGGGGRIAAWPQVIADILGTPVDVLDQPDLSALGAAVLGWRAVGDAVSPALTTQTFTQRSASVPAWDVRRRRYELVRGLSMDLAEKILAAQRKASA from the coding sequence ATGACATCTCCGCTGAGCCTGGGGATCGACCTGGGCACGACGAGCGTCAAGGTGGCGGCGCTGACCGGCGCCGGTCAGCTCGCCGGTGCCGCGGCCTCGCACCACGGGATCGAGGAGCACACCGATGGCGTCCAGGCCGACCCGGGTGTCTGGTGGGCGTCCTTGCTGCGCGCCCTCTCCGACCTCGGTGACCAGGTGGACCTCACGCGCGTGTGCACCATCGGGTTCAGCGGGAACATGAGCTCGGTGGTCCTGGTCGACGAGGCGAACAAGCCGCTGGGTCCGGCGCTCCTGCTGGCCGACCCGCGGGGCGCCGACGAGATTGCGCGGCTCTCCGACGAGATCCGGCGCCAGATCCTCGAAGCAACGGGCAACGAGCCGGGCACCGTCTTCGCACTGTCGAGCCTGCTGTGGTGGCGCGAGCACGACCCGGAGACCATGACGCGCGCCACCGCCTGGCTGTCCGCCAAGGACTACCTCCGCCTTGGGCTGACCGGCGACGTGGCGACCGATCCGACAGACGCATACAACTCGCTGCTGTTGCGTGACGGGCAGTGGGACGACGCGCTGATTGCCGCGGTCGGCCTCGAGCGCCGGATCTTCCCGCCGCTACTGGCCAGCGATGCGGTCGCAGGGCGCCTGCACGCGCAGGCCGCCGCCGTCACCGGCCTCCCCGTTGGCGTCCCTATCGCCACCGGGTCAGGTGACGTCGCGGCTGCGCTCGCGGGGATGGGCGGCCTGTCGGCCGGCACTCTCGCGGTGTCCCTCGGGACCTCGGTGACCCTCATGGCCGCCCTCGGCGAAGGCCCGCGACCGAGCCTGCCGCAGGACGCCCAAGGCGCGTTGACCGTGCACCCTGCCGCAGACGGCTCCTGGTTCGCGCTCGGCTCACTGCTCACCGGCGGCCTGGCGCTGAACTGGCTGCGCTCGCTCGTCGGGTCCGATGCGCTCACCGATGCGGGCCCCGACCCGGACCCCGGTGACCTGCTCATGTTCTTGCCCTACCTCGCAGGGACTGGCAGCCCCGACTACGTCCCCACCGCTACCGGGACGATCCTGGGCATCACGCCGGCAACGACGGCTGCGCAGATAGTCGCCGCCCTGCTCGAAGCCGTGGCCTTCGACCTGGCGGGGCTGGTTGACCGGCTCGATGGCCAGAGATGGTCACGCGTCATCGTCTCCGGTGGTGGTGGGCGCATCGCCGCGTGGCCGCAGGTCATCGCGGACATCCTCGGCACGCCGGTCGACGTGCTCGACCAGCCGGACCTGTCCGCCCTCGGCGCCGCCGTCCTGGGCTGGCGGGCGGTCGGTGACGCCGTGAGCCCCGCACTGACGACTCAGACATTCACGCAGCGATCCGCGAGTGTCCCCGCCTGGGACGTGCGGCGCCGTCGGTACGAGCTGGTCCGAGGGCTGTCCATGGACCTCGCGGAGAAGATCCTCGCTGCACAACGAAAGGCATCGGCATGA
- a CDS encoding GntR family transcriptional regulator produces the protein MSEPRPIGVDVFDPIDPLSPVARYRQISDRLASMITDADPGTRVPSEPEIVARLGVSRATATQALRDLEQRGLVVRRQGKGTFVAESERAIRTNRTGTLPSFSEDLRKAGRSTRERVIALDVVGAPEDVATALAIPAGRDVWRVERVIVGDDEPVVHLISWLPCAVFGTLTRTGIEQTSLYEQLRTADGSPLRPCAADESWSAETAPPATATLLELPKNRPVMKVVRTAFLHDGTAAEHSIAYVRGETFAVSMRIDAHNHAGRRLGQLSPLLR, from the coding sequence GTGAGCGAGCCACGACCGATCGGCGTCGATGTCTTCGACCCCATCGACCCGCTGTCCCCGGTGGCGCGGTACCGCCAGATCTCCGATCGGCTCGCCTCGATGATCACCGATGCCGATCCGGGGACCCGCGTCCCCTCCGAGCCGGAGATCGTCGCGCGACTGGGGGTGTCCCGGGCGACTGCGACGCAGGCGCTGCGCGACCTCGAGCAGCGCGGGCTGGTTGTCCGGCGGCAGGGGAAGGGCACCTTCGTCGCTGAGAGCGAACGGGCGATCCGCACGAACCGGACCGGCACGCTTCCCTCGTTCAGCGAAGACCTGCGCAAGGCCGGTCGCAGCACCCGGGAGCGGGTCATCGCCCTGGACGTGGTCGGCGCCCCGGAGGACGTCGCTACTGCCCTTGCCATCCCGGCAGGGCGCGACGTGTGGCGCGTCGAACGGGTGATCGTCGGCGACGACGAGCCTGTCGTCCACCTCATCTCGTGGCTGCCCTGTGCCGTGTTCGGCACGCTCACCCGGACCGGGATCGAGCAGACATCCCTGTACGAGCAGCTCCGGACCGCCGACGGCTCGCCCTTGCGCCCGTGCGCCGCCGACGAGAGCTGGAGCGCCGAGACGGCGCCTCCGGCGACCGCAACGCTTCTCGAGCTTCCCAAGAACCGACCGGTGATGAAGGTGGTGCGTACCGCCTTCCTGCATGACGGGACGGCAGCGGAGCACTCGATCGCCTACGTCCGGGGCGAGACGTTCGCCGTGTCCATGCGGATCGACGCCCACAACCACGCCGGCCGGCGCCTCGGCCAGCTCTCACCCCTTCTGCGATGA
- a CDS encoding creatininase family protein: MTRWNDLTWPEVRAAVDRTPWVLLAFGAVEEHGPHLPLGTDTFAAEELSSRIAEAADLIELPVMPYGQVWSLEHFDGSLSISDETIVALVTDLARGLERVGVKGLVLFSAHLGNVAALKKATRVLAETGGLPAISMAYPGLSTIVRQVSEAPQSHPTIMHSDEIETSVMLHLRKECVQMDRAVSEYPTYPAHFDSAPVRWDAVSSTGVFGDATAATADKGERVVEHVVGVARGIIEQWKAAVS; this comes from the coding sequence GTGACCAGATGGAACGACCTGACTTGGCCAGAGGTCCGGGCCGCCGTCGATCGAACCCCGTGGGTGCTGCTGGCGTTCGGTGCCGTCGAGGAGCACGGCCCGCATCTGCCGCTCGGCACGGACACCTTCGCCGCAGAGGAGCTGTCCAGCCGGATCGCGGAGGCGGCCGACCTGATCGAGCTGCCCGTGATGCCCTACGGCCAGGTGTGGTCCCTGGAGCACTTCGACGGCAGCCTGTCGATCAGCGACGAGACGATCGTCGCCCTCGTCACCGACCTCGCCCGCGGCCTGGAGCGGGTCGGCGTCAAGGGCCTCGTCCTGTTCTCCGCCCATCTGGGCAACGTTGCCGCGCTGAAGAAGGCGACGAGGGTGCTGGCCGAGACCGGCGGCCTGCCGGCCATCTCGATGGCCTACCCCGGCCTGTCGACCATCGTCCGGCAGGTGAGCGAGGCGCCGCAGAGCCACCCGACGATCATGCACTCGGACGAGATCGAGACCTCGGTCATGCTCCACCTGCGGAAGGAGTGCGTGCAGATGGACAGGGCCGTCAGTGAGTACCCGACCTATCCTGCGCACTTCGACAGTGCTCCGGTCCGCTGGGACGCGGTGAGCAGCACGGGCGTCTTCGGCGACGCGACGGCGGCGACCGCGGACAAGGGCGAGCGGGTCGTCGAGCATGTGGTGGGCGTGGCCCGCGGGATCATCGAGCAGTGGAAGGCCGCGGTCTCGTGA
- a CDS encoding ABC transporter permease yields MTGLVAAVRRVPVQLWVAYGLTAACVVLLGVSSPSGFDLDRMLRILSNAAPLGVVAIAQTLVIINRGLDLSVGPVMNTAGILTAVLSARAGASLTTTTLMVLAVGAAIGAVNGVLLAFTSIPPLLGTLATATVIQGVYFLVTRGQPRGMIPAELRTLADGRIGGSPLSWSLVLWIVLLVVVGFVLSTSVAGRRFQAVGANPRASWLSGVPVRSHTVTAYVVSGLLASAAGILLIAYSGSPSLTAADSYALNSVVAAVIGGAALSGGSGGMVGTFAGVAVLAFLTTVLNSFGIPSPVQLIVSGSVLIGMLFLNSRIAARRRRS; encoded by the coding sequence ATGACCGGACTGGTTGCCGCGGTCCGGAGGGTCCCCGTACAGCTGTGGGTCGCCTACGGGCTCACCGCAGCCTGTGTCGTGCTGCTCGGCGTGAGCTCTCCCAGCGGGTTCGACCTCGACCGCATGCTGCGCATCCTCTCGAACGCGGCACCCTTGGGTGTGGTCGCCATCGCGCAGACGCTGGTCATCATCAACCGTGGCCTCGACCTCTCGGTCGGGCCGGTGATGAACACCGCGGGGATCCTCACGGCTGTCCTGTCCGCACGGGCGGGCGCCAGCCTCACGACGACCACGCTCATGGTGCTCGCCGTCGGGGCGGCGATCGGTGCTGTCAACGGCGTCCTGCTGGCGTTCACGTCGATCCCGCCCCTGCTCGGGACCCTTGCGACCGCCACCGTGATCCAGGGTGTCTACTTCCTCGTCACCCGTGGTCAGCCGCGCGGCATGATCCCTGCCGAGCTGCGCACCCTGGCCGACGGGCGGATCGGCGGCAGCCCGCTATCGTGGTCCCTCGTCCTGTGGATCGTCCTGCTCGTGGTGGTCGGGTTCGTGCTCAGCACGAGCGTGGCCGGCCGCCGGTTCCAGGCGGTCGGGGCGAACCCGCGAGCCTCGTGGTTGTCCGGGGTACCGGTGCGGTCGCACACGGTGACGGCCTACGTCGTGTCCGGACTGCTCGCCTCGGCCGCAGGGATCCTGCTGATCGCGTACTCGGGGTCACCTTCGCTGACGGCAGCGGACAGCTACGCACTCAACTCCGTCGTCGCCGCAGTGATCGGCGGAGCCGCACTGTCGGGGGGGAGCGGTGGGATGGTCGGGACGTTCGCGGGAGTCGCCGTCCTTGCCTTCCTCACGACCGTGCTCAACTCCTTCGGCATCCCGTCCCCGGTGCAGCTGATCGTCAGTGGTTCGGTTCTCATCGGCATGCTCTTCCTGAACAGCCGGATCGCCGCGAGGAGGCGTCGCTCGTGA
- a CDS encoding ABC transporter permease, which translates to MPSPISTTAQRAIGRALPLWAVAVGIVVAAGWALPAFRNPVSINSLLVSLAPIVLISVGQGIAVMSGGIDLSVGAVAGLATVVLTLGAKVPGGTGTALVLALIAGVLAGLVNGLGVVAGINPLLMTFALAGVIQGGALLLQDLPGTAMPSDLVRALGATVGSVPVTALVALVVLVAVWLWMSQTRAGRVLQSAGYDGRIATRLGLPVARSTLVSYGLSGLLAAMGGLAIVTRTYSADALIGASSVIDSVATVLVAGIVITGGVGSLLSILPAALVIAVMGQVITLTGTNAYYQTIFKGVLLVLAVSVYQLSGQRLRIPWRLRRPAVASGRSER; encoded by the coding sequence GTGCCTAGCCCGATCTCGACCACCGCGCAGCGAGCGATCGGACGCGCACTTCCCCTGTGGGCGGTCGCCGTCGGGATCGTCGTCGCGGCAGGCTGGGCGCTGCCCGCCTTCCGCAACCCGGTCAGCATCAACTCCCTGCTCGTGTCCCTCGCGCCGATCGTCCTCATCTCCGTCGGCCAGGGCATCGCCGTCATGTCCGGGGGCATCGACCTGAGCGTCGGCGCCGTTGCGGGGCTGGCGACGGTCGTCCTCACCCTCGGGGCGAAGGTTCCCGGTGGGACGGGCACTGCGCTCGTCCTCGCCCTCATCGCCGGAGTGCTCGCCGGCCTCGTCAACGGGCTCGGGGTGGTCGCGGGCATCAACCCCCTGCTCATGACGTTCGCCCTCGCCGGTGTCATCCAGGGTGGCGCGCTGCTCCTGCAGGACCTGCCCGGCACGGCCATGCCCTCCGACCTGGTGCGCGCCCTGGGCGCAACGGTCGGGTCGGTTCCCGTGACCGCACTCGTCGCCCTGGTCGTCCTGGTCGCGGTCTGGCTCTGGATGAGCCAGACCCGGGCCGGCCGCGTGCTCCAGAGCGCCGGGTACGACGGCCGGATCGCCACGCGCCTCGGACTACCGGTCGCCCGGTCCACCCTCGTGTCCTACGGGCTCTCCGGGCTGCTGGCGGCGATGGGCGGCCTGGCCATCGTCACGCGGACCTACAGCGCCGACGCCCTCATCGGGGCCTCCTCGGTCATCGACTCAGTCGCCACCGTGCTGGTGGCGGGCATCGTCATCACCGGCGGGGTGGGTTCGCTGCTGAGCATCCTGCCCGCGGCCCTGGTCATCGCCGTCATGGGCCAGGTCATCACCCTGACCGGGACGAACGCGTACTACCAGACCATCTTCAAGGGCGTGCTGCTCGTGCTCGCGGTGAGCGTCTACCAGCTATCCGGTCAGCGGCTGCGGATCCCGTGGCGGTTGCGCCGCCCGGCCGTGGCCTCAGGGAGGAGCGAGCGATGA
- a CDS encoding sugar ABC transporter ATP-binding protein: MTCQSVAKSFGATRAVRDVSFSLQPGEVLALVGENGAGKSTLMNLVSGGMHPDSGSIAVAEPRGARARRVAMVHQELSLFANLTVAENLEIDRPEHGAVVDERASHTRAIRVLADLGVSIDVDATVGDLSPGQRQLVEVAKAVAVPPTLLILDEPTSSLEGPQVELLFAAVRRLSMQGTAVVFVSHRMEELFALCTRVLVMRDGAQVAFGDLGRHTRGSLVELMVGRETDSFYPERTEVDLGAPARVSLREVSVDRRIVDVSLDFPGGVITAIAGLEGHGQALVAEVLAGAVAPTAGRVLVSGHPVRLGSPRVAVRHGIGYIPPDRRLEGLLLEKSVAANLILAAARRLFRFGLVSRRRERQVTGEIINRLSIKCASTAQAAIDLSGGNQQKVLVGRWLLYDDLRILVLNDPTRGVDVGSRVQIYAVIRELAARGVAVVLVSTDLQEILGLSDQVYVMYAGRVTGRLDTVGSTESAVMHLATGGGVRA, translated from the coding sequence GTGACGTGCCAGAGCGTCGCGAAGTCGTTCGGCGCCACACGCGCCGTCCGCGACGTCAGCTTCAGCCTCCAGCCGGGCGAGGTCCTCGCTCTCGTGGGGGAGAACGGTGCTGGGAAGTCGACGTTGATGAACCTTGTCTCTGGTGGCATGCACCCGGACTCCGGGAGCATCGCCGTCGCCGAACCGCGTGGAGCTCGCGCCCGCCGGGTGGCGATGGTCCACCAGGAGCTCAGCCTGTTCGCCAACCTCACGGTGGCCGAGAACCTCGAGATCGATCGTCCGGAGCATGGCGCGGTGGTCGACGAACGCGCCTCCCACACCCGTGCCATCCGAGTCCTGGCGGACCTGGGTGTCTCGATCGATGTGGATGCCACGGTCGGGGACCTCAGCCCGGGGCAGCGTCAGCTGGTCGAGGTGGCCAAGGCGGTCGCGGTTCCGCCGACGCTGCTCATCCTCGACGAGCCCACCTCGTCCCTCGAGGGGCCACAGGTTGAGCTGTTGTTCGCTGCGGTCCGGCGGCTCAGCATGCAGGGGACGGCGGTCGTGTTCGTCTCGCACCGCATGGAGGAGCTCTTCGCTCTGTGCACTCGCGTGCTCGTCATGCGTGACGGAGCCCAGGTGGCATTCGGTGACCTGGGCAGGCACACCAGGGGGTCGCTCGTCGAGCTGATGGTCGGTCGGGAGACCGACAGCTTCTATCCTGAGCGAACCGAGGTCGACCTCGGTGCACCGGCGCGGGTTTCGCTCCGCGAGGTGAGCGTGGATCGCAGGATCGTCGACGTCTCGCTCGACTTCCCCGGCGGCGTCATCACGGCGATTGCCGGGCTGGAGGGCCACGGGCAGGCGCTGGTGGCTGAGGTCCTGGCGGGAGCGGTGGCGCCAACGGCAGGCCGAGTGCTGGTGTCCGGCCACCCTGTCCGCCTCGGTTCCCCACGCGTGGCGGTGCGTCATGGCATCGGGTACATCCCGCCGGACCGCCGTCTTGAGGGTCTGCTGCTCGAGAAGTCGGTGGCCGCGAACCTCATCCTGGCGGCTGCTCGACGCCTGTTCCGGTTCGGTCTCGTCTCGCGGCGCCGGGAACGCCAGGTGACCGGGGAGATCATCAACCGCCTCTCGATCAAGTGCGCGTCCACCGCGCAGGCCGCCATCGACCTCTCCGGTGGCAACCAGCAGAAGGTCCTGGTCGGTCGGTGGCTCCTCTACGACGACCTGCGGATCCTGGTCCTGAACGATCCGACCCGCGGGGTGGACGTCGGTTCCCGGGTGCAGATCTACGCCGTCATCCGCGAGCTCGCAGCGCGGGGCGTCGCGGTCGTCCTGGTCTCGACCGACTTGCAGGAGATCCTCGGTCTCAGCGACCAGGTCTACGTCATGTACGCGGGTCGGGTGACCGGACGACTCGACACGGTCGGCTCCACAGAGTCAGCCGTCATGCACCTCGCCACCGGAGGGGGCGTTCGTGCCTAG
- a CDS encoding ABC transporter substrate-binding protein, whose translation MNSWMRTSGVAALAVAALALSACSSGDTTGDTTGGDPTESTGGGDAADTYVIGYDSYFVGNTWSAQLEAEFTSATVRESDRISDVVITQSDNDAQTQISNLQSMIARDVDAIIVTPISPEGIAPVIEQAEAAGIVVVLNASGAATDAYSSYVNVDDVKFGATGAEWLVEKLGGSGKILAINGIAGIPTSDLRYQGAKEVFDANPGIEIVSTIDGSWDQATTKTAVESFLAANPDVDGVWSQGGSMTLGAIEAFEAAGVPLVPMTGEDSNGLLKKWQTLLDEGATTFDCIAVAKPTWISAAALESALAILDGEDVVKDDILEPEVITKDNLDEFVRPDLPDSLWVNTRMTDDEINALFS comes from the coding sequence ATGAACAGTTGGATGCGCACGTCCGGTGTGGCCGCACTCGCGGTGGCCGCGCTCGCTCTCTCCGCATGCTCGTCCGGCGACACCACCGGCGACACCACCGGTGGCGATCCCACCGAGAGCACCGGTGGCGGGGATGCTGCCGACACCTACGTGATCGGCTACGACTCCTACTTCGTCGGCAACACCTGGTCGGCCCAGCTCGAGGCCGAGTTCACCTCCGCCACGGTGCGCGAGTCGGATCGGATCTCCGACGTCGTCATCACGCAGTCGGACAACGACGCTCAGACACAGATCAGCAACCTCCAGTCGATGATCGCTCGGGACGTCGATGCGATCATCGTGACTCCGATCTCCCCAGAGGGCATTGCGCCCGTCATCGAGCAGGCCGAGGCGGCCGGCATCGTCGTCGTCCTGAATGCCTCCGGTGCCGCGACCGACGCGTACTCGTCGTACGTGAACGTCGACGACGTGAAGTTCGGCGCGACGGGCGCCGAGTGGCTCGTCGAGAAGCTCGGCGGCTCCGGCAAGATCCTGGCGATCAACGGGATCGCCGGTATCCCGACGAGCGACCTGCGCTACCAGGGCGCCAAGGAGGTCTTCGACGCCAACCCGGGGATCGAGATCGTCTCGACGATCGACGGCAGCTGGGACCAGGCGACGACCAAGACAGCCGTCGAGTCCTTCCTCGCCGCCAACCCCGACGTCGACGGCGTGTGGTCCCAGGGTGGCTCGATGACGCTGGGGGCGATCGAGGCGTTCGAGGCGGCGGGTGTGCCTCTGGTCCCGATGACGGGGGAGGACAGCAACGGCTTGCTCAAGAAGTGGCAGACCCTCTTGGACGAGGGGGCCACGACGTTCGACTGCATCGCGGTCGCCAAGCCGACGTGGATCTCCGCCGCTGCCCTGGAGAGCGCTCTTGCGATCCTGGATGGCGAGGACGTCGTCAAGGACGACATCCTCGAGCCTGAGGTCATCACGAAGGACAATCTCGACGAGTTCGTCCGACCCGACCTCCCGGACAGCCTCTGGGTCAACACCCGGATGACGGACGACGAGATCAACGCACTGTTCTCGTAG